In Novipirellula caenicola, one genomic interval encodes:
- a CDS encoding PilT/PilU family type 4a pilus ATPase: protein MSHKSSAPPTASAPLDSSREAVIARLKSTLLQEKKELEVDKIFRALVKLEGSDLHLKTGQPPMVRVRGELKPLNRPPIENEEMVDLLMPMMDDRNLLIFEQEGGADFSYQCEVDGVRWRFRINMLKALGSIGLVARRISNWIPDFKGLFLPDSVEQLCHFEQGMILIAGVTGSGKSTTIGSMLNYINSIYRKHILTLEDPIEFMFTEDKCLINQREIGQDVKDFSIGMKHAVREDPDIILVGELRDEETFMTAIHAAETGHLVFGTIHAASASTTIGRILDLFPEEMHNAIRSAIAFNMKGIISQKLLKSIRPGVPRVPTVEVMTFNPMIRKLVLEGHDNKLPDAIRIGAEDGMQDFTMSLKQLIDDELIDRPTAFAVAPNKESLKMALKGIDVKAPGIL from the coding sequence ATGTCACATAAATCTTCGGCCCCCCCGACAGCTTCGGCTCCTTTGGATAGTTCTCGCGAAGCGGTCATCGCCCGTCTCAAATCGACGCTATTGCAGGAAAAAAAGGAACTGGAAGTCGACAAGATCTTCCGTGCCCTGGTCAAGCTCGAAGGGTCGGACTTGCATCTCAAAACCGGGCAACCGCCGATGGTGCGAGTCCGCGGCGAGTTGAAGCCGCTGAATCGACCACCGATCGAAAACGAAGAGATGGTCGATCTGTTGATGCCGATGATGGATGACCGAAACCTGTTGATTTTCGAACAAGAGGGCGGTGCCGACTTTTCGTATCAGTGCGAAGTCGATGGCGTTCGATGGCGTTTTCGTATCAACATGCTCAAGGCGCTCGGCAGCATCGGTTTGGTCGCTCGCCGTATTAGCAACTGGATTCCCGACTTCAAAGGTTTGTTTCTACCCGATTCGGTCGAGCAGCTGTGTCACTTTGAACAAGGCATGATTTTGATCGCCGGGGTAACGGGATCGGGAAAAAGTACGACGATCGGTTCGATGCTGAACTACATCAACAGCATCTATCGGAAGCACATTTTGACGCTGGAAGACCCGATCGAATTCATGTTCACCGAAGACAAGTGTTTGATCAACCAACGTGAAATCGGGCAAGACGTTAAAGACTTTTCGATCGGGATGAAGCATGCGGTACGTGAAGACCCCGACATCATTCTGGTGGGCGAGCTTCGTGACGAAGAGACGTTTATGACGGCGATCCACGCAGCAGAAACCGGTCACTTGGTATTCGGGACCATCCACGCTGCGAGTGCTTCGACAACGATTGGCCGTATTTTGGACTTGTTCCCCGAAGAAATGCACAACGCCATCCGCTCGGCGATCGCATTCAATATGAAGGGGATCATTTCACAAAAGCTGCTCAAGAGTATTCGGCCGGGCGTGCCTCGGGTTCCGACCGTCGAAGTGATGACGTTCAACCCAATGATTCGCAAATTGGTTCTCGAAGGCCACGACAATAAACTGCCCGATGCGATTCGCATCGGGGCCGAAGACGGCATGCAAGACTTTACCATGAGTTTGAAGCAATTGATCGATGACGAATTGATTGATCGACCTACTGCGTTTGCCGTCGCGCCAAATAAAGAGTCCCTTAAAATGGCACTCAAAGGCATCGATGTTAAGGCGCCGGGGATTCTGTAA
- a CDS encoding O-antigen ligase family protein, with protein MDANQSPDPLPTDQPTESPQIPPQPQRVSERRSQPPTASVRSDSSSRPATTDTIQPMRTSRSKSSRDSYRTNQPRSHASFDRARIPLHLARAVTLAALVYTCWRFGGTDAITIQHTSILVLIAIVLTIVSRKCLQPITASAVMILVLGSSWLAFSAVQCVPMPRSLVSAISAGVLDDTTQFADVAIAELTSFTDKHESKSLGAETYDSPNPAADTSLQRPLTLSLVPAATQKRLALHSIALALFLLAALLFPGRHSRKILAWTLVLNAVSLGFWAILQRASGTTELLIGFSRDEVILPFATFIYKNAGAAAVIPGLAAAIGMLWVALMKHHDQFGGRRRQGRRNPATSFSNSGVSRSQSFYNSAPLWTRPGIVVLVLLISLLTAALLISASRGALAATGLSLLLIPVLIPLKLPVRSYAVLASVLFLISLSAIVAGKLHPTLQAETDRLDRDAISTDGRWTHYQEAGRTAAKFFPFGSGGGTYGYAHLDQQVENTSEWFREAHQQFLETLVEYGLPGITIALITIVLLVRHTYQLARRGYSYDRRGWGIAGLIALFSIAIQSTVDFIILIPGVLFSHVLLAGSVSGVEQDVSNAQPHKTRVPNARVDGDKPAAASSQHGTNPHLAATGMFAKATSLFRHPMTWAAPMLGIVLFAFVVFRQETICNSAIEETNTLIVDYQPTAEEVSRNERLLDEAIRIRPQRADLYHRRAVWRTVKFRLALLEHGKEQGHSIDWQATYPETFSHALHLLPPESANEIVSEIHSAPKLANHLVDIANDLKQSIVHNPLNPQVYLAAAFFAPQMQTDEKRWLEVLVPLSKSSRPIQFANGFLAYYQGDKPTLLDQWNGALFLNDDYLEAIMMRAETILTPREIAEQLVPARRSEVALTILRRSKRVGASSKFLTELCDFGCQRIEQDPSLTAAEISSLCAQSHETIDQYEIAGNHWKQAVRNDGLNSQYRLHYTRALIETGDLDEALKQASLGKASEPSNRQFHDLIDAIQKRLKDDFEQQIMKSKL; from the coding sequence ATGGATGCGAACCAGTCCCCGGACCCGCTGCCGACGGATCAGCCCACCGAGTCGCCTCAGATTCCGCCGCAACCGCAGCGAGTTTCTGAGCGAAGATCGCAACCGCCTACCGCATCGGTACGATCCGATTCATCGTCCCGCCCGGCGACGACCGACACCATCCAACCAATGCGAACGTCGCGTTCAAAATCGTCTCGCGACAGCTACCGAACCAACCAACCTCGTTCACACGCGTCGTTTGATCGAGCGCGAATCCCGCTTCACCTTGCCCGTGCCGTGACGCTGGCCGCGTTGGTGTATACCTGTTGGCGGTTTGGCGGAACCGATGCAATCACCATCCAGCACACTTCGATCTTGGTCTTGATTGCGATCGTATTGACGATCGTTTCGAGGAAATGTTTGCAACCGATCACCGCGTCCGCCGTGATGATCCTTGTCCTTGGATCGTCATGGTTGGCGTTCTCTGCCGTTCAATGCGTGCCCATGCCACGCTCGTTGGTTTCCGCTATTTCTGCTGGGGTGTTGGACGACACGACGCAGTTCGCGGACGTTGCCATCGCTGAGCTGACAAGCTTCACCGACAAGCACGAATCAAAGTCGCTCGGCGCTGAAACGTACGATTCACCCAATCCCGCTGCTGATACATCCCTACAGCGGCCGTTGACGTTAAGCCTCGTTCCTGCCGCCACGCAGAAAAGGCTTGCGTTGCACTCCATTGCGTTGGCCTTGTTTCTGCTCGCGGCGCTGCTGTTTCCGGGGCGGCATAGCCGAAAAATCCTGGCATGGACCCTCGTGCTGAACGCAGTCTCTCTAGGATTCTGGGCCATTCTGCAACGAGCATCGGGAACGACTGAACTGCTGATCGGCTTTTCCCGAGACGAAGTCATCCTTCCGTTTGCAACGTTCATCTACAAGAACGCGGGCGCCGCGGCGGTCATCCCCGGCTTAGCCGCCGCCATCGGCATGCTGTGGGTCGCATTGATGAAACACCACGACCAATTTGGTGGGCGACGTCGGCAGGGAAGAAGAAACCCGGCAACCTCATTCTCAAACAGCGGAGTCTCACGCAGCCAGAGTTTTTACAATTCGGCCCCACTTTGGACACGACCGGGCATTGTCGTGCTGGTGCTGCTGATTTCGTTATTGACCGCCGCCTTATTGATCTCGGCATCTCGCGGCGCGCTGGCGGCGACCGGTTTAAGTTTGTTGTTGATCCCTGTGTTGATCCCTTTGAAGCTTCCTGTACGCAGCTATGCGGTGCTCGCGAGTGTTTTGTTTTTAATTTCGCTGAGTGCCATTGTCGCCGGAAAGCTACATCCCACGCTGCAAGCCGAAACCGATCGCTTGGACCGAGACGCAATATCGACCGACGGAAGGTGGACTCATTATCAAGAGGCCGGTCGCACGGCGGCGAAATTTTTCCCCTTTGGAAGTGGCGGCGGCACCTATGGATACGCTCACTTGGACCAGCAGGTCGAGAACACCAGCGAATGGTTTCGTGAAGCCCACCAACAATTCTTAGAAACGCTGGTCGAGTATGGTTTGCCAGGAATCACTATCGCATTGATCACAATCGTCCTGTTGGTGCGGCATACCTACCAACTAGCGCGGCGAGGGTACTCGTACGATCGGCGTGGTTGGGGGATCGCGGGATTGATTGCGTTGTTTTCGATCGCGATTCAGAGCACCGTTGATTTTATCATTTTGATACCAGGCGTCCTTTTTTCGCATGTCCTATTAGCGGGCAGCGTCAGTGGAGTTGAACAAGACGTCTCGAATGCCCAGCCACACAAAACGCGGGTCCCGAATGCTCGCGTAGATGGCGACAAACCGGCTGCAGCATCATCGCAACATGGAACCAACCCTCATCTGGCGGCAACCGGAATGTTCGCCAAAGCCACCTCGCTGTTTCGCCACCCGATGACCTGGGCCGCACCGATGTTGGGGATCGTTCTTTTCGCTTTTGTGGTGTTTCGCCAGGAAACGATTTGTAATTCCGCGATCGAAGAAACCAACACGCTGATCGTTGATTACCAACCCACTGCCGAGGAAGTGTCTCGCAATGAACGTCTGCTGGACGAAGCGATTCGGATCCGTCCTCAGCGTGCGGACCTGTATCACCGCCGGGCCGTTTGGCGAACGGTAAAGTTCCGCTTGGCGTTGCTGGAACATGGCAAAGAACAAGGTCATTCGATTGATTGGCAAGCCACCTATCCCGAGACATTTTCTCATGCGTTGCATCTACTGCCGCCCGAGTCGGCAAACGAGATTGTCAGCGAGATCCATTCCGCCCCCAAACTCGCCAATCATCTTGTCGACATTGCCAATGATTTGAAGCAATCGATCGTTCACAATCCGCTGAACCCACAAGTTTACCTCGCGGCGGCGTTCTTTGCGCCGCAGATGCAAACGGACGAAAAACGATGGCTCGAAGTGTTGGTTCCGCTCTCGAAAAGCAGTCGTCCGATCCAATTCGCCAACGGTTTCTTAGCGTATTACCAAGGCGACAAACCGACACTGTTGGATCAGTGGAACGGCGCTTTGTTTCTTAACGACGACTATCTCGAAGCGATCATGATGCGTGCAGAAACGATCCTGACACCGCGGGAAATCGCCGAGCAACTCGTGCCAGCACGCCGTTCAGAGGTTGCCTTGACGATCTTGCGGCGGAGCAAACGAGTGGGCGCCTCATCCAAATTTTTGACGGAGCTTTGTGATTTTGGTTGCCAACGGATCGAGCAAGACCCATCGCTAACGGCGGCTGAAATAAGTTCGCTTTGTGCTCAATCGCATGAAACGATCGATCAGTACGAGATCGCCGGCAACCATTGGAAACAAGCGGTTCGAAACGATGGACTGAACTCGCAGTATCGACTGCATTACACACGAGCACTGATCGAAACCGGTGATCTAGACGAGGCGCTCAAACAAGCCTCGCTGGGAAAGGCATCGGAGCCATCCAATCGACAGTTCCATGATTTGATCGATGCAATTCAAAAGCGTTTGAAAGACGATTTCGAACAACAAATCATGAAATCGAAGCTCTAG